GCCGTGGACGGCGACGTCGCGACGATCGGCATCACCGACTACGCGGCGGATCAGCTGGGCGACGTCGTGTACGTCGACCTTCCCTCCGTGGGCACCACGGTGACGGCCGGCCAGGTCTTCGGCGAGATCGAGTCGACCAAGTCCGTCTCGGAGCTGTACGCGCCGGTCGACGGCGAGGTCGTCGAGGTCAACGACGACGTCGACGCGGACCCGGCGACCGTCAACTCCGACGCGTTCGCGGCCTGGCTCATCCGGGTGCGCGTGACGTCCGAGCCCTCGGGCCTGCTCGACCGCGACGCGTACGTCGCGCTGACGGGCGGCGACGCGCAGTGAGCCTCGACTACGCAACGCGGCACATCGGCACCTCCGCGACCGACCACGAGACGATGGCGGAGGCCGTCGGCATCCCGGCGGACGACCGCCGCGCGCTCGAGCGCTTCATGGATGTCGCGGTGCCGCCCGTCATCCGCACCGGATCGCCCCACGGTGAGGGGCGGCTGCCGCAGCGGGGCGTCTCGGAGGCCCAGGCGCTCGCCGAGCTGCGCGCGCTCGCCGCGCAGAACCGCGTGCTCACGCCGATGATCGGCCTCGGCTACAGCGACACCCTGACCCCGTCCGTCATCCAGCGGAACGTGCTCGAGAACCCGTCCTGGTACACGGCTTACACGCCGTACCAGCCCGAGATCTCGCAGGGCCGGCTCGAGGCGCTGCTGAACTTCCAGACGATGGTGGGCGACCTCACGGGGCTACCGGTCGCGAACGCGTCGATGCTCGACGAGGCGACCGCCGCGGTCGAGGGGATGCTGGTCGCGCGTCGCGCCGTGCGCGGCGGCGGCGACGTGTTCGTCGTCGACGCGGACGCGCTGCCGCAGACGAAGGCCGTGCTGGCGGTGCGCGCCGAGGCACTGGGCATCGAGCTCGTGGAGCTCGACCTCGCGGGCGGCGCCGAGCTGCCGGAGGGCCTGTTCGGGGCCCTGGTCCAGTACCCCGGCGCATCGGGGCGGATCTGGGACCCCTCGGGAGTGATCGACGCCGTGCACGTCGCGGGCGGCCAGGTGGTCGTCGCCGCCGACCTCATGGCGCTGACGCTCGTCGCATCGCCCGGGTCGCTCGGCGCGGACATCGTGGTCGGGTCCACGCAGCGCTTCGGTGTGCCGCTCGGCTTCGGCGGCCCGCACGCGGGCTACATGGCCGTGCGCACGGGCCTCGAGCGCCAGCTGCCCGGACGCCTCGTGGGCGTGTCCGTCGACGCGGAGGGGAAGCCCGCGTACCGGCTCGCACTGCAGACGCGCGAGCAGCACATCCGCCGCGAGAAGGCGACGTCGAACATCTGCACCGCGCAGGTGCTGCTCGCCGTCATGGCGTCGATGTACGCCGTCTACCACGGGCCGACCGGGCTGCGGGACATCGCGCGCGGCATCGCCGCCAAGACCACGCTGCTGCGCGACTGGCTCGCGGAGACCGGCGCGGAGATCCTGCACGAGGCGTTCTTCGACACGCTCGCCGTGCGCGTGCCGGGCCGCGCGGACGACGTCGTCGCGACCGCGCACGAGCTCGGCGTCCTCCTGCACCGGTTCGACGTCGACACGGTCGGCGTCTCGGTCGGCGAGGCCACGACGATGACGGACCTCCACCGCGTCGCGCGGGCCTTCGGCGGCCCGGAGCGGCGGTCCTTCGGGCACTTCGAGAAGCAGGCGCCCGACAGCATCCCCGCCGCGCTCCGTCGCACGGACGCTTACCTCACGCACCCCGTGTTCCACACGCACCACAGCGAAACGTCGATGATGCGCTACGTCAAGGCGCTCGCCGACAAGGACTACGCGCTCGACCGGGGCATGATCCCGCTCGGCTCGTGCACCATGAAGCTCAACGCCGCGACCGCGATGGCGGCCATCACGTGGCCGGAGTTCGGGCGCATCCACCCGTTCGCGCCGCGCGAGGACGTGCCGGGCTACCTCGAGCTGATCTCGCAGCTCGAGGCCTGGCTTGCCGACGTCACGGGCTACGACGCGGTCTCGCTGCAGCCGAACGCCGGATCGCAGGGCGAGCTCGCGGGCCTGCTCGCGATCCGCGGCTACCACCGCTCGCGCGGCGACGTGCAGCGCGACGTGTGCCTCATCCCGTCGTCCGCGCACGGCACGAACGCGGCTTCCGCCGTGCTGGCGGGCATGAAGGTCGTCGTGGTCGCGACGGGCGAGGGCGGTGATGTCGACCTCGCGGATCTGCGCGCCAAGATCGCGGCGCACGCCGACACGCTCGCGGCGCTCATGATCACGTACCCGTCGACGCACGGCGTCTACGAGCACGACGTGCGCGACGTCACCGCGGCCGTGCACGAGGCCGGCGGCCAGGTGTACATCGACGGCGCGAACCTCAACGCGCTCGTCGGCCACTCCCGCTTCGGCGACCTGGGCGGCGACGTGTCGCACCTCAATCTGCACAAGACGTTCGCGATCCCGCACGGCGGCGGCGGCCCCGGCGTGGGACCCGTGGCGGCCAAGGCGCACCTCGCGCCCTTCCTGCCGTCGCACGCGTTCGCGCAGGGCGACGCGCACGCGGACGGCATCGGTCCCGTCTCCGCCGCGCCGTACGGCTCGGCCGGCATCCTGCCGATCACGTGGGCCTACATCCGGATGATGGGCCGCGAGGGCCTCACGGAGGCGACGAGCGCGGCCGTGCTCGCGGCGAACTACGTCGCCGCACGGCTCAAGGACCACTACCCGGTGCTGTACACGGGCGAGGACGGCCTCGTCGCGCACGAGTGCATCCTGGATCTGCGTCCGCTGCGCGAGCGCACAGGGATCACGGTCGACGACGTCGCCAAGCGCCTGATCGACTACGGCTTCCACGCCCCGACCATGTCGTTCCCCGTCGCGGGCACTCTCATGGTCGAGCCGACGGAGTCGGAGGACCTCGCCGAGCTCGACCGCTTCGCCGACGCCATGATCGCGATCCACGCCGAGGCCGAGCGCGTTGCGGCGGGGGAGTGGCCCGCGGACGACAACCCGCTCGTGAACGCACCGCACACCGCGGCCGCGGCGGTGGCGTCCGACTGGGCGCACCCCTACGCGCGCGAGCTCGCGGTGTATCCGACCGGATCCGTCGCGGCGAAGTACTGGCCGCCCGTGCGTCGTGTCGACCAGGCCTACGGCGACCGCAACCTCGTGTGCGCCTGCCCGCCGATCGAGGCGTTCGCCTAGGACGCGGAGCGAGCGACGCGAGTCGAAGCGGTCGGGACCTCGCCGAGGCATCGTGCGACCGTTTCGATTCCCTCGCTGGCGCTCGGTCGCTGAACGAACAGGGTCTGGCTGACTGGCCTGTTCGTTGAGCGAGCGGAGCGAGTCGAAACGGCCCAGACTCTGCCGGGGCATCGTGCGACCGTTTCGACTCCCTCGCTGGCGCTCGGTCGCTCAACGAACAGGGTGTCGCCGTGTCCGTGCTGTCGGACGCCCTGCGGCCACCGCCGCGACCGCCGGTAGGTTTGGCCCGTGAGCTTCGCTGAGACACCCGTCCTCGAGAACGACGTCGTGCGGCTGGAGCCGCTGTCGCACGACCATCGCGACGACCTCGCCGAGGCCGTGGGCGATCTGTGGCGCACCTGGTACACGCGCATCCCGTCGCCCGAGCAGATGGGCGACGAGATCGACCGCCGTCTCGCGCGGCAGGCCGCGGGTGCGCTCGCGCCGTGGGCGGTCGTCGACGCGCGCACGGACCGCGCCGTCGGCATGACGACCTACCTCAACCTCGACGAGGCCAATCGCCGCCTCGAGGTCGGCTCCACCTGGCTCGGCCGCGTCGCGCAGGGCGCCGGCATCAATCCGGCCGCCAAGCTGCTGCTGCTCGAGCGCGCATTCGACGTGCTCGGCTGCATCGCCGTCGAGCTGCGCACGCACTGGCACAATCACCAGTCGCGCGCGGCGATCGAGCGCCTCGGGGCCAAGCAGGACGGTGTGCTGCGCAGCCACACGATCATGCCGGACGGCATTGCGCGCGACACCGTGGTGTTCTCGATCCTGAGCACCGAGTGGGCCGCGGTGCGCGCGGGCCTCGCGCACCGGATCGCGGCGCGCTGAGCACCGGCAGCCGGGTCAGAACAGATCGGGCAGAAGGGTCGCCGCGAGCGGGTAGCCGACGAACGCGATGACGTCGATCACGGTGTGCGCGACGACGAACGGCATGAGCCGGCCCCAGCGCCGGTAGCACCATCCGAACACCAGACCCATGGCGATGTTGCCGACGATCGCGCCCCAGCCCTGATACGCGTGATAGGCGCCGCGCAGGATGGCGGCGCTCACGATGATCCGCCACGGTCCCCACCCGAGGCGTGAGAGCCGGTCGCCGAGGTAGCCGAGCACGATGACCTCCTCGACGAGTCCCGCGCGCAGGGCCGACAGCACGAGCAGCGGCACGGTCCACAGGTCGAGCGCGCCGGGGGAGGCCTCGACCTCGACCGTCACGCCGATCGCGCGCCCGGCCGCGTAGAGCGCGAGGCCCGGGATCCCGATGGCCGCGACCAGGGCGATCCCGCGGCCGGCGTCGCCGCCGAAGCGCGAGAAGTCCAGGCCCAGGCGCCGCAGCGCGCTGCGGCCCGGCTCCCACAGCAGGAACAGCACGAGCGCCACCAGGGCGAGGTCGAACGCCACGTCGAGCACGCGATACAGGACGTCCCACACCACAGCGGCGTCGAGCGGAGTGTTGAGCTGCGCCGACTGCTCGGACAGCGGCACGGGCTCGAACAGACGGCGGACGAGGGAGAGCACGGCGTAGAGCGCCGACTGGCCGACGGTGATCGCCAGCACGAGCACGATCTCGATGCGCACGCGCGTCCGCGCGGAGGCGTCGACCGGGCTCGGAAACGGATCGCTCTGGGGCACCCGGCAAGACTGCCACACGACCATATGCCCGGATCCGGGCATGAATTCGTCGATCCCCGTCAGATTGCCCAATCACGTGCGCCCGCTGTAAAGGGTATGTAACGGTTCTGCGCAACATTTGGGTCAGTCCGCTGCTCGGCTTAGGGTGATCGCTATCGCCCACGCGTCTACCCGGCCCTGGGCACCTACCCACCCTTCCCCAGGAGGAACCTCAGTGAAGCGCAACAAGATCGCCCTGGCGGGCATCACGCTGCTCGGCGCGAGCAGCATCGTGCTCGCCGGCTGCGCGAGCGGCGGCGGCGAGACCGGCGGCAGCGAGAGCCCCGCCGAGGGCTCGTCGACGGCCGTCATCACCACCAACGGCAACGAGCCCCAGAACCCGCTGCTGCCCGCCATGACCAACGAGGTCGGCGGCGGCAAGATCCTCGACTCGATCTTCGCCGGCCTGATCTCGTACGAGGCCGACGGCTCGGTCGTCAACGACGTCGCCGAGAACATCACCACCGACTCGCCGACCCAGCTCACGGTGAAGATCAAGGAAGGCCTCACGTTCTCGGACGGCGAAGAGGTCACGGCCGACAACTTCATCAAGGCGTGGAACTACGCCGCTCAGGCGGAGAGCGCGCACAACGCGGGCTACTTCTTCGAGGACATCGAGGGCTTCGTCGCCGAGGGCGACGTGTACGGTGCCGAGGGTGACCTCACCGGCCTCAAGCAGGTCGACGACTACACCTTCACGATCACGCTGAACAAGCCGGCCTCCGACTTCGCGCAGCGCCTCGGCTACTCGGCCTTCTACCCGCTCCCGGACGTCGCGTTCGAGGACATGGAGGCGTTCGGCGAGAGCCCGATCGGCAACGGCCCGTACATGCTCGACGGCGAGGGCGCCTGGCAGCACGACGTGCGGATCGACCTCACGGTCAACCCCGACTACGACGGCCCCCGCAAGGCCGTCAACGGCGGCCTGGACATCGTCTTCTACGCGACGCAGGAAGCGGCCTACGCCGACCTGCTCTCGGGCAACGTCGACGTGATCGACGCCATCCCGGACGCCAACCTGGAGACGTACGAGTCCGACCTGGGCGACCGCTTCGTCAACCAGCCGGCCGCGGTCTTCCAGTCGGTGACGATCCCCGAGTGGCTGCCCGGCTTCGCGACCGACGAGGAGGGGCGCCTCCGCCGCGCCGCGATCTCGCACTCGATCAACCGCGAGGAGATCACGGACGTCGTGTTCAAGGGCACGCGCACGCCGGCGACCGACTACACCTCGCCGGTCATCGACGGCTGGAGCGACTCGGTCCCCGGCAACGAGGTCCTCGACTACGACCCCGAGCTCGCCAAGGAGCTGTGGGCCGAGGCCGACGCCATCAACCCGTACGAGGGCGAGTTCACCATCGCCTACAACGCGGACGGCGCTCACCAGACCTGGGTCGACGCGGTCGCCAACTCGATCTCGAACACGCTGGGCATCGACGCGGTGGGCGAGCCGTTCCCGGACTTCGCCACGTACCTCGACGCGCGTGACAACGAGCAGGTCGGTGCGTTCCGCGCCGGTTGGCAGGCCGACTACCCGGGTCTGTACAACTTCCTCGGCCCGCTCTACGCGACCGGTGCCGGCTCGAACGACGGCAAGTACTCGAGCGAGGAGTTCGACTCGCTGATCGCCGAGGGCATCAGCGCGACGAACCCCGAGGACGCCAACGCCAAGTTCCAGGAGGCGCAGACGGTGCTCTTCACCGACCTGCCCTCGATCCCGCTGTGGTACCAGAACGTCACGGGCGGCTGGGCCGAGGGCGTGGAGAACGTCGAGTTCGGCTGGAACTCGGTGCCGCTGTTCCACCAGATCACCAAGGCGGAGTAAGACACCCGGGGAGCATGTCTCCCAGCCGCGGGGCGGTGGCGTTCGCGTCACCGCCCCGCGGTGCATCACGCGCTTTCGCTTCACCTTTCTCTCAGCAACCGAGGGTGAGGATGAAAGCATCGAGGGCACTCGCTGCGTGGCGAGGCCCTTTTCTCTGCGCGCACCCGACGCGTTCGACCTCCAGGTCGAGATTTCCCCGGAAGGAGGGGGAGGATGGCCACCTACATCCTCAGACGGATCCTGCAGGTGATCCCCGTGTTCATCGGCGCCACAGCGCTGATCTACTTCATGGTGTTCGGCATGCCCGGCGACCCGATCGCGGCACTGTTCGGAGACCGACAGCCCCCGCAGGCCGTGATCGACCAGATCAGGGCCCGCTACATGCTCGACCAGCCGCTCATCGTCCAGTACCTGCACTACCTCGGCGGCATCCTGCGCTTCGACTTCGGCACGACGTTCTCCGGCCAGAGCGTGATCGAGGTCCTCGGGCGCACCTTCCCGGTGACGCTGCGCCTGGCCGTGATGGCCATCCTGATCTCGTTCGTGCTCTCGATCGTGATCGGCGCCACGTCGGCGCTGCTGAAGGGGTCCTGGTACGACCACTTCCAGCTCGTCCTGGCGCTGGTGTTCATCGCCGTGCCGATCTTCGTGCTCGCGTTCCTCGCGCAGTACTTCCTCGGGGTGCAGCTCGCGTGGTTCAAGCCGACCGTCGGCGGGCAGAACGACTGGGGTGACCTGTGGCTCCCGGCGATCGTGCTCGGCTTCAGCGTGTACGCCGCCAGCATGCGCCTGACCCGCTCGTCGATGATCGAGTCGCTCGGTCAGGACTGGGTGCGCACGGCCTACTCGAAGGGCCTCTCGCGCGGTCGCGTCGTCCCCGTGCACGTGCTGCGCAACTCGCTCATCCCGATGGTGACCGACATCGCGACCAACTTCGGCATCCTGATGGTCGGCGCCACCGTGACCGAGGGCATCTTCAACGTGCCCGGCGTCGGCGCCACGCTCTACAACGCGATCATCCGCCACGAGACGCCCACCGTCGTCTCGTTCGTGACCGTCTTCGTGGTCGTGTACGTGCTCGTCAACCTGGTCGTCGACCTTCTCTACGGCCTGCTCGACCCGAGGATCCGCTATGTCAAGTAACGCAACGCACTACGTCGCGCCGGTCAAGGCCGACGTCGTCGTCGACGCCGTCCGGCTGAGCGAGAAGAAGAGCAACCTCTGGCTCGACGCGTGGCGGGACCTGCGCCGCCGCCCCCTGTTCTGGGTCTCGATCGTCCTGTGCGTCCTGATCGTGTTCGTGTCGCTGTGGCCGTCGCTGTTCACCTCCGTACCGCCGTCCGGCCAGGGAGCCTGCTTCCTGAACAAGTCGAACGCGGGTCCGGAGGCCGGGCACCCGCTGGGCTTCACCAACCTGGGCTGCGACGTGTGGTCGCGCCTGGTGTACGGCGCGCGCGTGTCGATGGCGGTCGGTCTCATGGCCACGATCATCGGCACCGTGATCGGCGTGGTCATGGGCGCCCTGGCCGCCTTCTACGGGGGCTTCCTCGACTCGCTGCTCTCGCGCGTCGGCGACATCTTCTTCACGATCCCCTACATCGTCGCGGCGGTCGTCGTGATGACGGTGGTGCCGCGCGAGCTCCGCAACGAGTTCGTGCTCGCGTTCGCGATCGGCGGCTTCTCGTGGGCGAGCACGGCGCGCATCATGCGTGCCGAGGTGCTGCGC
The Microbacterium sp. JZ31 genome window above contains:
- the gcvH gene encoding glycine cleavage system protein GcvH, whose protein sequence is MTDLNALSYTAEHEWIAVDGDVATIGITDYAADQLGDVVYVDLPSVGTTVTAGQVFGEIESTKSVSELYAPVDGEVVEVNDDVDADPATVNSDAFAAWLIRVRVTSEPSGLLDRDAYVALTGGDAQ
- the gcvP gene encoding aminomethyl-transferring glycine dehydrogenase → MSLDYATRHIGTSATDHETMAEAVGIPADDRRALERFMDVAVPPVIRTGSPHGEGRLPQRGVSEAQALAELRALAAQNRVLTPMIGLGYSDTLTPSVIQRNVLENPSWYTAYTPYQPEISQGRLEALLNFQTMVGDLTGLPVANASMLDEATAAVEGMLVARRAVRGGGDVFVVDADALPQTKAVLAVRAEALGIELVELDLAGGAELPEGLFGALVQYPGASGRIWDPSGVIDAVHVAGGQVVVAADLMALTLVASPGSLGADIVVGSTQRFGVPLGFGGPHAGYMAVRTGLERQLPGRLVGVSVDAEGKPAYRLALQTREQHIRREKATSNICTAQVLLAVMASMYAVYHGPTGLRDIARGIAAKTTLLRDWLAETGAEILHEAFFDTLAVRVPGRADDVVATAHELGVLLHRFDVDTVGVSVGEATTMTDLHRVARAFGGPERRSFGHFEKQAPDSIPAALRRTDAYLTHPVFHTHHSETSMMRYVKALADKDYALDRGMIPLGSCTMKLNAATAMAAITWPEFGRIHPFAPREDVPGYLELISQLEAWLADVTGYDAVSLQPNAGSQGELAGLLAIRGYHRSRGDVQRDVCLIPSSAHGTNAASAVLAGMKVVVVATGEGGDVDLADLRAKIAAHADTLAALMITYPSTHGVYEHDVRDVTAAVHEAGGQVYIDGANLNALVGHSRFGDLGGDVSHLNLHKTFAIPHGGGGPGVGPVAAKAHLAPFLPSHAFAQGDAHADGIGPVSAAPYGSAGILPITWAYIRMMGREGLTEATSAAVLAANYVAARLKDHYPVLYTGEDGLVAHECILDLRPLRERTGITVDDVAKRLIDYGFHAPTMSFPVAGTLMVEPTESEDLAELDRFADAMIAIHAEAERVAAGEWPADDNPLVNAPHTAAAAVASDWAHPYARELAVYPTGSVAAKYWPPVRRVDQAYGDRNLVCACPPIEAFA
- a CDS encoding GNAT family N-acetyltransferase encodes the protein MSFAETPVLENDVVRLEPLSHDHRDDLAEAVGDLWRTWYTRIPSPEQMGDEIDRRLARQAAGALAPWAVVDARTDRAVGMTTYLNLDEANRRLEVGSTWLGRVAQGAGINPAAKLLLLERAFDVLGCIAVELRTHWHNHQSRAAIERLGAKQDGVLRSHTIMPDGIARDTVVFSILSTEWAAVRAGLAHRIAAR
- a CDS encoding CPBP family intramembrane glutamic endopeptidase, whose protein sequence is MVVWQSCRVPQSDPFPSPVDASARTRVRIEIVLVLAITVGQSALYAVLSLVRRLFEPVPLSEQSAQLNTPLDAAVVWDVLYRVLDVAFDLALVALVLFLLWEPGRSALRRLGLDFSRFGGDAGRGIALVAAIGIPGLALYAAGRAIGVTVEVEASPGALDLWTVPLLVLSALRAGLVEEVIVLGYLGDRLSRLGWGPWRIIVSAAILRGAYHAYQGWGAIVGNIAMGLVFGWCYRRWGRLMPFVVAHTVIDVIAFVGYPLAATLLPDLF
- a CDS encoding peptide ABC transporter substrate-binding protein, yielding MKRNKIALAGITLLGASSIVLAGCASGGGETGGSESPAEGSSTAVITTNGNEPQNPLLPAMTNEVGGGKILDSIFAGLISYEADGSVVNDVAENITTDSPTQLTVKIKEGLTFSDGEEVTADNFIKAWNYAAQAESAHNAGYFFEDIEGFVAEGDVYGAEGDLTGLKQVDDYTFTITLNKPASDFAQRLGYSAFYPLPDVAFEDMEAFGESPIGNGPYMLDGEGAWQHDVRIDLTVNPDYDGPRKAVNGGLDIVFYATQEAAYADLLSGNVDVIDAIPDANLETYESDLGDRFVNQPAAVFQSVTIPEWLPGFATDEEGRLRRAAISHSINREEITDVVFKGTRTPATDYTSPVIDGWSDSVPGNEVLDYDPELAKELWAEADAINPYEGEFTIAYNADGAHQTWVDAVANSISNTLGIDAVGEPFPDFATYLDARDNEQVGAFRAGWQADYPGLYNFLGPLYATGAGSNDGKYSSEEFDSLIAEGISATNPEDANAKFQEAQTVLFTDLPSIPLWYQNVTGGWAEGVENVEFGWNSVPLFHQITKAE
- a CDS encoding ABC transporter permease → MATYILRRILQVIPVFIGATALIYFMVFGMPGDPIAALFGDRQPPQAVIDQIRARYMLDQPLIVQYLHYLGGILRFDFGTTFSGQSVIEVLGRTFPVTLRLAVMAILISFVLSIVIGATSALLKGSWYDHFQLVLALVFIAVPIFVLAFLAQYFLGVQLAWFKPTVGGQNDWGDLWLPAIVLGFSVYAASMRLTRSSMIESLGQDWVRTAYSKGLSRGRVVPVHVLRNSLIPMVTDIATNFGILMVGATVTEGIFNVPGVGATLYNAIIRHETPTVVSFVTVFVVVYVLVNLVVDLLYGLLDPRIRYVK
- a CDS encoding ABC transporter permease; amino-acid sequence: MSSNATHYVAPVKADVVVDAVRLSEKKSNLWLDAWRDLRRRPLFWVSIVLCVLIVFVSLWPSLFTSVPPSGQGACFLNKSNAGPEAGHPLGFTNLGCDVWSRLVYGARVSMAVGLMATIIGTVIGVVMGALAAFYGGFLDSLLSRVGDIFFTIPYIVAAVVVMTVVPRELRNEFVLAFAIGGFSWASTARIMRAEVLRVKQADFVMASISLGLSRFKTLVVHVLPNAMAPVIVVATIGLGQAIVAEATLSFLGVGLGGVSWGADISQAQTSIRTSPMALFWPSLALTITVLAFVTLGELLRDAVDPKARAQR